A region of Schistosoma mansoni strain Puerto Rico chromosome 1, complete genome DNA encodes the following proteins:
- a CDS encoding putative DNA-directed rna polymerase II, subunit n has product MIIPIRCFTCGKVVGDKWESYIGLLQAEYAEGDALDTLGLRRYCCRRMLLSHVDLIEKLLNYSPLQR; this is encoded by the coding sequence ATGATAATACCAATACGTTGTTTCACGTGTGGAAAGGTTGTTGGTGACAAGTGGGAAAGCTACATTGGTTTGCTTCAAGCTGAATATGCTGAAGGCGATGCTCTGGATACTTTAGGTTTGAGACGTTATTGTTGCCGACGCATGCTTCTTTCACATGTTGATTTAATAGAAAAGTTACTGAACTACTCACCTTTACAAAGATAA